A single genomic interval of Ictalurus furcatus strain D&B chromosome 20, Billie_1.0, whole genome shotgun sequence harbors:
- the LOC128623901 gene encoding semaphorin-4E-like isoform X1 → MDMLFLLILCFLGTAILTSGQVGPLYSTPRKTVTLNSNRGHVFREEGVWNYSTMLLREDIGVLILGARETIFALDLTNITHKKAMVKWDVTPDNKKICSYKGKDLETECQNYIRILHKMPDGRMYVCGTYAFSPTCDYMSYTEGNLTLESKQHKGKGKCPFDPFQRYASEFVDGELYSATSMNFLGSEPVIMRSSNNIIRTDYYSSWLSEPKFIGMKYVAEGKENPEGDDDKIYLFFSETAMEYDSYNQLDVSRVARVCKGDMGGQRTLQRKWTSFLKAHLDCPVLQTRTPYIIQDVFLFCPGSWTTCVFYGVFTPQMDTSQYSAVCTYSIHSIREVFSEGRFKTLYNDRSVFNKWVTYHGDVPDPRPGACINNDARKKMISTSLDLPDKTLLFVREKPLMDEAVKPSSQQPLLVKKGAAFTRIVVASTTALDGSTHQVMFIGTASGSVLKAVNYDGKMVIIEEVQLFKHSEPVKILRLSNTMGQLYAGSNEAAVQMSLSACDHYISCIDCVLARDPYCGWNLNTSSCIAVNSIDPDTHSEVVQSLRDGHATRCPAVESTKTIKTFYPGNVVRLPCQPGSNLAQVQWRVNDHPVEISNMYHIQHNSLFILNASDSDAGHYTCTSVESSNGKDYVIQTVTYELRLGNYMGHPSVLPLVQEQLNTPLILRAMVIILSLLLVALLIWNFYQGHCPVLSCFNKAVERPQPMSGYQEPLQIVEGNKAASVGCSSNSNNHNRTTEFPSTGSQHNGDNIV, encoded by the exons ATGGACATGTTGTTCCTCCTCATCCTGTGTTTTCTTGGGACAGCCATATTGACTTCTGGCCAGGTTGGGCCTTTGTACAGCACACCACGCAAAACAGTTACTCTGAACA GTAACAGAGGACATGTTTTTCGAGAGGAGGGAGTGTGGAACTACTCCACCATGCTCCTGAGGGAAGACATTGGTGTGCTCATCCTGGGAGCTCGAGAGACCATCTTTGCCTTGGACCTCACTAACATCACGCACAAGAAGGCTATG GTAAAGTGGGACGTGACTCCAGACAACAAGAAGATATGTTCATACAAAGGGAAAGATTTGGAG ACTGAGTGTCAGAACTATATCCGGATCCTTCATAAAATGCCAGACGGcaggatgtatgtgtgtggtacCTATGCTTTCAGTCCAACTTGTGATTATATG TCTTATACAGAGGGTAACCTGACTCTGGAAAGTAAACAGCATAAGGGGAAGGGAAAGTGTCCATTTGATCCTTTCCAGAGATACGCCTCTGAATTTGTTG ATGGAGAGCTGTACTCTGCTACATCTATGAATTTCCTGGGCTCTGAACCGGTTATTATGCGAAGCTCTAATAACATTATACGAACTGATTACTACTCTTCCTGGCTCAGTg AACCCAAATTCATTGGCATGAAGTACGTGGCTGAAGGAAAGGAAAACCCAGAGGGGGATGATGACAAGATTTACCTCTTCTTTAGTGAAACAGCTATGGAGTACGACTCCTACAATCAGCTGGACGTGTCGAGAGTGGCCCGCGTCTGTAAG GGGGATATGGGAGGACAGCGGACACTGCAAAGGAAGTGGACATCGTTCCTAAAGGCTCACCTGGACTGTCCTGTCCTTCAAACCAGAACTCCTTACATCATACAGGATGTGTTCCTCTTCTGCCCAGGCAGCTGGACAACCTGTGTGTTCTACGGAGTCTTCACTCCTCAGAT GGACACGTCGCAGTACTCTGCAGTGTGCACCTACAGTATACACAGCATCAGGGAAGTGTTCTCTGAAGGCAGGTTCAAAACGCTGTACAACGACAgatctgtttttaataaatgggTGACATACCACGGAGACGTGCCTGACCCTCGTCCCGGAGCT TGTATTAACAATGATGCAAGGAAGAAAATGATTTCCACGTCCTTGGACCTGCCTGATAAAACCCTTCTGTTTGTGAGAGAAAAGCCACTGATGGATGAAGCAGTGAAACCATCTTCTCAGCAACCCCTGCTGGTGAAGAAAGGAGCTGCGTTTACACGGATCGTAGTGGCCAGCACTACTGCCCTGGATGGGAGCACCCATCAGGTTATGTTTATAGGCACAG CAAGCGGTTCAGTACTGAAAGCAGTCAACTATGATGGAAAGATGGTGATAATAGAAGAGGTGCAGCTGTTTAAGCATTCAGAGCCAGTGAAGATACTACGCCTCTCCAACACCATG GGTCAGCTGTATGCAGGCTCAAACGAGGCAGCGGTGCAGATGTCGCTTAGCGCATGCGACCATTACATCTCCTGTATAGACTGTGTGCTGGCCAGAGATCCCTACTGCGGCTGGAACCTCAACACTAGCAGCTGCATTGCTGTAAACAGCATTgacccagacacacacag TGAAGTGGTTCAGAGTCTGAGAGATGGACATGCTACACGTTGTCCTGCAGTCG AGAGCACCAAGACCATTAAAACCTTCTACCCGGGTAACGTGGTCAGGCTGCCGTGCCAGCCGGGATCAAACCTCGCCCAAGTGCAGTGGCGTGTAAATGACCACCCAGTTGAAATCTCCAACATGTACCATATTCAACACAACAGCCTGTTCATCCTCAATGCCTCGGACAGTGACGCCGGCCACTACACCTGCACCTCTGTAGAGTCCTCCAATGGCAAAGACTACGTCATTCAAACTGTTACGTATGAGCTGAGACTGGGGAACTACATGGGGCATCCTTCAGTCCTGCCACTGGTGCAGGAACAGTTGAACACCCCCTTGATCCTCAGGGCTATGGTCATCATCCTATCACTGTTATTAGTGGCACTTTTAATATGGAACTTCTACCAAGGGCATTGTCCTGTCCTGAGCTGCTTCAATAAAGCTGTGGAAAGACCACAGCCTATGTCTGGCTATCAGGAGCCACTGCAAATAGTAGAGGGAAATAAAGCAGCATCAGTAGGATGCAGCAGTAACAGTAATAATCATAACAGAACAACTGAATTCCCCAGCACTGGAAGCCAGCATAATGGCGACAACATCGTCTAG
- the LOC128623901 gene encoding semaphorin-4E-like isoform X2, which produces MDMLFLLILCFLGTAILTSGQVGPLYSTPRKTVTLNSNRGHVFREEGVWNYSTMLLREDIGVLILGARETIFALDLTNITHKKAMVKWDVTPDNKKICSYKGKDLETECQNYIRILHKMPDGRMYVCGTYAFSPTCDYMSYTEGNLTLESKQHKGKGKCPFDPFQRYASEFVEPKFIGMKYVAEGKENPEGDDDKIYLFFSETAMEYDSYNQLDVSRVARVCKGDMGGQRTLQRKWTSFLKAHLDCPVLQTRTPYIIQDVFLFCPGSWTTCVFYGVFTPQMDTSQYSAVCTYSIHSIREVFSEGRFKTLYNDRSVFNKWVTYHGDVPDPRPGACINNDARKKMISTSLDLPDKTLLFVREKPLMDEAVKPSSQQPLLVKKGAAFTRIVVASTTALDGSTHQVMFIGTASGSVLKAVNYDGKMVIIEEVQLFKHSEPVKILRLSNTMGQLYAGSNEAAVQMSLSACDHYISCIDCVLARDPYCGWNLNTSSCIAVNSIDPDTHSEVVQSLRDGHATRCPAVESTKTIKTFYPGNVVRLPCQPGSNLAQVQWRVNDHPVEISNMYHIQHNSLFILNASDSDAGHYTCTSVESSNGKDYVIQTVTYELRLGNYMGHPSVLPLVQEQLNTPLILRAMVIILSLLLVALLIWNFYQGHCPVLSCFNKAVERPQPMSGYQEPLQIVEGNKAASVGCSSNSNNHNRTTEFPSTGSQHNGDNIV; this is translated from the exons ATGGACATGTTGTTCCTCCTCATCCTGTGTTTTCTTGGGACAGCCATATTGACTTCTGGCCAGGTTGGGCCTTTGTACAGCACACCACGCAAAACAGTTACTCTGAACA GTAACAGAGGACATGTTTTTCGAGAGGAGGGAGTGTGGAACTACTCCACCATGCTCCTGAGGGAAGACATTGGTGTGCTCATCCTGGGAGCTCGAGAGACCATCTTTGCCTTGGACCTCACTAACATCACGCACAAGAAGGCTATG GTAAAGTGGGACGTGACTCCAGACAACAAGAAGATATGTTCATACAAAGGGAAAGATTTGGAG ACTGAGTGTCAGAACTATATCCGGATCCTTCATAAAATGCCAGACGGcaggatgtatgtgtgtggtacCTATGCTTTCAGTCCAACTTGTGATTATATG TCTTATACAGAGGGTAACCTGACTCTGGAAAGTAAACAGCATAAGGGGAAGGGAAAGTGTCCATTTGATCCTTTCCAGAGATACGCCTCTGAATTTGTTG AACCCAAATTCATTGGCATGAAGTACGTGGCTGAAGGAAAGGAAAACCCAGAGGGGGATGATGACAAGATTTACCTCTTCTTTAGTGAAACAGCTATGGAGTACGACTCCTACAATCAGCTGGACGTGTCGAGAGTGGCCCGCGTCTGTAAG GGGGATATGGGAGGACAGCGGACACTGCAAAGGAAGTGGACATCGTTCCTAAAGGCTCACCTGGACTGTCCTGTCCTTCAAACCAGAACTCCTTACATCATACAGGATGTGTTCCTCTTCTGCCCAGGCAGCTGGACAACCTGTGTGTTCTACGGAGTCTTCACTCCTCAGAT GGACACGTCGCAGTACTCTGCAGTGTGCACCTACAGTATACACAGCATCAGGGAAGTGTTCTCTGAAGGCAGGTTCAAAACGCTGTACAACGACAgatctgtttttaataaatgggTGACATACCACGGAGACGTGCCTGACCCTCGTCCCGGAGCT TGTATTAACAATGATGCAAGGAAGAAAATGATTTCCACGTCCTTGGACCTGCCTGATAAAACCCTTCTGTTTGTGAGAGAAAAGCCACTGATGGATGAAGCAGTGAAACCATCTTCTCAGCAACCCCTGCTGGTGAAGAAAGGAGCTGCGTTTACACGGATCGTAGTGGCCAGCACTACTGCCCTGGATGGGAGCACCCATCAGGTTATGTTTATAGGCACAG CAAGCGGTTCAGTACTGAAAGCAGTCAACTATGATGGAAAGATGGTGATAATAGAAGAGGTGCAGCTGTTTAAGCATTCAGAGCCAGTGAAGATACTACGCCTCTCCAACACCATG GGTCAGCTGTATGCAGGCTCAAACGAGGCAGCGGTGCAGATGTCGCTTAGCGCATGCGACCATTACATCTCCTGTATAGACTGTGTGCTGGCCAGAGATCCCTACTGCGGCTGGAACCTCAACACTAGCAGCTGCATTGCTGTAAACAGCATTgacccagacacacacag TGAAGTGGTTCAGAGTCTGAGAGATGGACATGCTACACGTTGTCCTGCAGTCG AGAGCACCAAGACCATTAAAACCTTCTACCCGGGTAACGTGGTCAGGCTGCCGTGCCAGCCGGGATCAAACCTCGCCCAAGTGCAGTGGCGTGTAAATGACCACCCAGTTGAAATCTCCAACATGTACCATATTCAACACAACAGCCTGTTCATCCTCAATGCCTCGGACAGTGACGCCGGCCACTACACCTGCACCTCTGTAGAGTCCTCCAATGGCAAAGACTACGTCATTCAAACTGTTACGTATGAGCTGAGACTGGGGAACTACATGGGGCATCCTTCAGTCCTGCCACTGGTGCAGGAACAGTTGAACACCCCCTTGATCCTCAGGGCTATGGTCATCATCCTATCACTGTTATTAGTGGCACTTTTAATATGGAACTTCTACCAAGGGCATTGTCCTGTCCTGAGCTGCTTCAATAAAGCTGTGGAAAGACCACAGCCTATGTCTGGCTATCAGGAGCCACTGCAAATAGTAGAGGGAAATAAAGCAGCATCAGTAGGATGCAGCAGTAACAGTAATAATCATAACAGAACAACTGAATTCCCCAGCACTGGAAGCCAGCATAATGGCGACAACATCGTCTAG